A single Candidatus Sulfotelmatobacter sp. DNA region contains:
- a CDS encoding VCBS repeat-containing protein — protein MGATTEVTYSNLGAFYNFAADFTNNNAVGPVGIMGGTGTSDILGTLINNGKGAFHLGAPITKAGYPYAAVYSNALGDFNGDGNLDFLYLIGRNYQNTPTQLAVSFGNGDGTFAQGPAFGSFGPIGPGVPDIVVGDFNQDGVLDVAALEGGNRNTEMFLGIGDGTFVTGKPLYSGRCGNFIVGDFNGDGKLDLLCYAFEQGALNFDFQIIFGNGDGTFQTPRSIALIPYQTAFSSTFFVNDFNNDGNLDIAFSAPNEQLGILLNNGDGTFQSPVYYTVGNQNAFGFALGDFNSDGKTDIIIIESFPPALEVMLGNGDGTFQNPQVLPTPPLTSLAFTVADFNNDGLLDFAFPNGGFYPCFQQ, from the coding sequence ATGGGCGCGACCACCGAGGTCACTTATTCAAACCTTGGCGCCTTTTACAATTTCGCGGCAGACTTTACCAATAACAATGCCGTTGGCCCCGTAGGAATCATGGGCGGCACTGGTACTTCCGACATCCTGGGAACGCTGATCAACAATGGAAAAGGCGCATTTCATCTGGGGGCGCCTATTACCAAGGCGGGATATCCGTATGCCGCGGTATATTCAAACGCCCTTGGTGATTTCAACGGTGATGGCAACCTTGATTTTCTCTATCTTATCGGACGGAATTACCAGAATACGCCGACCCAGTTGGCTGTCAGCTTTGGCAATGGCGACGGCACATTCGCACAAGGGCCAGCCTTCGGCTCTTTTGGCCCTATCGGGCCCGGCGTCCCAGATATCGTGGTGGGGGACTTCAATCAGGATGGTGTTCTGGACGTAGCCGCACTCGAAGGTGGAAACCGAAATACTGAAATGTTCCTGGGAATCGGCGATGGGACATTTGTCACAGGCAAGCCGTTGTATTCTGGCAGATGCGGGAACTTTATCGTAGGTGACTTCAACGGCGACGGCAAACTCGATCTTTTATGCTATGCCTTTGAGCAAGGCGCCCTCAATTTCGACTTCCAAATTATCTTCGGCAACGGCGACGGAACCTTTCAGACGCCACGGAGCATAGCACTCATCCCGTACCAAACTGCCTTTTCATCAACTTTCTTCGTCAACGATTTCAACAATGACGGCAATCTGGATATCGCGTTTAGCGCTCCGAACGAGCAACTCGGCATTCTACTGAACAACGGAGATGGCACCTTCCAATCGCCGGTTTATTATACGGTGGGCAACCAGAACGCTTTTGGGTTTGCGCTGGGTGACTTCAACAGCGACGGCAAGACGGACATCATCATAATTGAGAGCTTTCCACCAGCATTAGAGGTGATGTTAGGCAACGGCGACGGAACGTTCCAGAATCCGCAAGTGCTCCCCACGCCGCCCTTGACCAGCCTGGCATTCACGGTGGCAGATTTTAACAACGATGGATTACTCGACTTCGCCTTTCCGAATGGCGGCTTCTACCCCTGTTTTCAGCAGTAA
- the pgsA gene encoding CDP-diacylglycerol--glycerol-3-phosphate 3-phosphatidyltransferase, whose product MNLPNSITLIRIFSIPLLMWILSSGRFSSVHGEKELLASALFLAASMTDGIDGYLARKRGQVTTMGILLDPLADKLLIAAAFVTLVQLNPSLVPAWIAVIVIGREFLVSGLRSIAASEGFTIEASDLGKFKMVVQIVAVVAVILDHHWQELPVYGHYIFPIHWIAYLAIWFMVCVSLVSAIDYFVAFWSKIDRRVVKRRRRAFILSRRRKPVPPARADGDVAAST is encoded by the coding sequence GTGAACCTGCCGAACTCCATCACGCTGATTCGTATCTTCAGCATTCCTCTGCTGATGTGGATTCTGTCCAGCGGACGATTCAGCAGCGTGCATGGCGAGAAGGAATTGCTGGCCTCGGCGCTGTTCCTCGCCGCCTCCATGACCGATGGAATCGATGGTTACCTGGCGCGCAAACGCGGGCAGGTCACCACCATGGGCATCCTGCTCGATCCGCTGGCCGACAAACTGCTCATTGCTGCGGCATTCGTTACGCTGGTGCAGTTGAATCCCAGCCTGGTTCCGGCATGGATTGCCGTGATTGTGATAGGGCGCGAGTTCCTGGTAAGTGGCCTGCGTTCGATCGCCGCCTCTGAAGGGTTTACGATTGAAGCCAGCGATTTGGGCAAGTTTAAAATGGTGGTACAGATTGTCGCCGTGGTGGCGGTGATCCTCGATCACCATTGGCAAGAGTTGCCGGTTTATGGCCACTACATTTTTCCCATTCATTGGATCGCGTACCTCGCGATCTGGTTCATGGTGTGTGTGTCGCTGGTATCGGCGATCGATTACTTTGTCGCGTTCTGGTCGAAGATCGATCGGCGGGTGGTGAAGCGGCGACGCCGAGCCTTCATCCTCAGCCGACGCAGAAAGCCAGTGCCGCCCGCTCGGGCAGATGGCGATGTCGCGGCCTCGACCTAG
- the amrA gene encoding AmmeMemoRadiSam system protein A, with product MESSQIEYSNEERELLLRVAHESILSALEGRQISLDAPSDHLAGPRGVFTTLYRNGELRGCVGYVQPVSAVYRAVADTARAAAFEDSRFSPVTLPEADNLQVELSILSPPRPIAAEAIEIGRHGLLITMAGRRGLLLPQVPVEHEWNATTFLEQTCRKAGLPLDAWRKGAKIEAFTAEVFGEK from the coding sequence ATGGAATCCTCGCAGATTGAATACTCGAATGAAGAGCGCGAGTTGCTGCTTCGTGTGGCGCACGAGTCAATTCTTTCCGCGCTGGAAGGGCGCCAGATTTCGCTCGACGCGCCGAGCGATCATCTGGCCGGACCGCGCGGGGTTTTCACAACGCTCTATCGGAATGGCGAGTTGCGGGGATGTGTTGGCTACGTGCAGCCGGTCAGCGCGGTGTACCGGGCTGTCGCCGATACGGCGCGGGCCGCAGCGTTCGAAGATTCGCGCTTTTCTCCCGTAACGCTGCCGGAAGCCGACAATCTGCAAGTTGAGTTGAGTATCCTGTCTCCGCCGCGCCCCATCGCTGCCGAAGCGATTGAGATTGGACGTCACGGACTGCTTATCACCATGGCGGGGCGTCGCGGCCTGCTGCTCCCGCAAGTGCCGGTCGAGCATGAGTGGAACGCCACGACCTTCCTCGAACAAACCTGCCGCAAAGCGGGGCTGCCGCTCGATGCGTGGCGGAAGGGCGCGAAAATCGAAGCATTTACGGCCGAGGTATTCGGGGAGAAGTAG
- a CDS encoding PIN domain-containing protein → MGSTRQEVLSGIREESTFRRIRDHLGEFPNVDLDTFDYEEAARISNECRQSGIAGSPVDMLTCAVSLRHGWEIFTTDRDFIRYTRVIPLRLFSP, encoded by the coding sequence TTGGGCTCGACGAGGCAGGAAGTCCTCTCTGGGATTCGCGAGGAGTCCACATTTCGGCGGATTCGCGACCACTTGGGTGAATTCCCGAATGTCGATCTGGACACATTCGACTACGAAGAGGCGGCGCGGATCTCTAACGAATGTCGGCAGTCCGGGATTGCGGGTTCTCCGGTCGATATGCTTACGTGTGCAGTTTCTTTGCGCCACGGTTGGGAGATTTTCACCACCGACCGCGATTTTATCCGATACACCCGCGTGATTCCTTTGCGTCTATTCTCGCCATAA
- a CDS encoding type II toxin-antitoxin system VapB family antitoxin: MATNLAIDDRLIEEARKTGNHKTKKEAVTTALQEYIRHRKQLKILSDFGTVDFDPTYDYKAERRRKRM, encoded by the coding sequence ATGGCAACCAACTTAGCAATTGACGACCGGCTGATCGAAGAAGCGCGGAAGACTGGTAACCATAAAACCAAGAAAGAAGCTGTGACGACGGCTCTTCAAGAGTACATCAGGCATCGCAAGCAGCTGAAAATCCTTTCCGACTTCGGAACTGTCGATTTTGATCCGACCTATGATTACAAGGCAGAGCGTCGCCGAAAGCGTATGTGA